Proteins from one Flavobacterium sp. N2038 genomic window:
- a CDS encoding NIPSNAP family protein yields MKRYFLIAVLFTVFTAKAQKAQTSPVFQLRIYEIFENNKKEFHERFKDHAMRIMKKYNFKILSIYESKSDKKTEFVYFLQWPDEITMKKAWEDFKKDQEWIEIKKQYTAKYGDVVGNIEDRVLTKVDYSPN; encoded by the coding sequence ATGAAGCGATATTTTCTAATAGCAGTTTTATTTACAGTATTTACTGCAAAAGCCCAAAAAGCTCAAACGAGTCCAGTCTTTCAATTGCGTATCTATGAGATTTTTGAAAACAATAAAAAAGAATTTCACGAACGTTTTAAGGATCATGCTATGCGTATCATGAAGAAATACAACTTTAAGATTCTTTCGATTTATGAATCAAAATCAGATAAGAAAACTGAGTTTGTATATTTTCTGCAATGGCCGGACGAAATAACGATGAAAAAAGCCTGGGAAGATTTTAAAAAAGATCAGGAATGGATTGAGATTAAAAAACAATACACGGCAAAATATGGTGATGTAGTAGGGAATATTGAAGATCGGGTTTTGACTAAAGTTGATTATTCGCCTAATTAA
- a CDS encoding BON domain-containing protein, producing MKIKSILLGMCLALSLVACGPKDADIQKEIAAKMGDMPGMEVTVKDGVATISGICKDAACKESCENIAKGIKGVKSVVNNCEIKAPEPVATAAPVEINADSVLNTSVSEVVKTYSGVTASVKDGVVTLTGDIKKSQLPNLIKSVQELKPKKVENKLTIK from the coding sequence ATGAAAATCAAATCAATTTTATTAGGAATGTGCCTTGCTTTGTCATTAGTAGCTTGTGGTCCTAAAGATGCAGATATTCAAAAAGAAATTGCTGCAAAAATGGGTGATATGCCCGGAATGGAAGTTACGGTGAAGGATGGTGTTGCTACTATTTCTGGTATTTGTAAAGATGCTGCTTGCAAAGAAAGTTGTGAGAACATCGCTAAAGGAATTAAAGGTGTAAAATCGGTGGTAAATAACTGCGAAATTAAGGCTCCGGAACCTGTTGCAACAGCTGCTCCGGTTGAAATTAATGCCGATAGTGTTTTAAATACTTCTGTAAGCGAGGTTGTAAAAACATACAGCGGTGTAACTGCTTCTGTTAAAGATGGAGTGGTAACACTTACCGGAGATATCAAAAAAAGCCAATTGCCTAATTTGATTAAAAGCGTACAGGAATTAAAGCCTAAAAAAGTTGAAAACAAATTAACTATTAAATAA
- a CDS encoding LysM peptidoglycan-binding domain-containing protein, with the protein MTLQDKYNELTNTAASLGVANLQVREQDNVLYIDGTAKSAEDKEKLWDVYGKLDPDFRSADVVMNIEVAEGVTTDYTVVSGDSLSKIGKAHGVSWQAIYEANKDVIKNPDLIQPGWKLKIPTA; encoded by the coding sequence ATGACTTTACAAGATAAATACAACGAGTTAACCAATACAGCTGCTAGTTTAGGCGTTGCTAATTTGCAAGTAAGAGAGCAGGATAATGTATTGTATATTGATGGTACAGCAAAATCTGCAGAGGATAAAGAGAAACTTTGGGATGTGTACGGAAAGTTAGATCCTGATTTTAGATCTGCTGATGTTGTGATGAATATTGAAGTTGCAGAAGGTGTTACGACAGATTATACTGTTGTAAGTGGCGATTCATTATCAAAAATAGGAAAGGCACATGGTGTTTCGTGGCAGGCAATTTACGAAGCTAATAAAGATGTGATCAAAAACCCTGATTTGATTCAGCCGGGTTGGAAATTGAAAATACCTACAGCATAA